One segment of Lachancea thermotolerans CBS 6340 chromosome E complete sequence DNA contains the following:
- the YCX1 gene encoding Ycx1p (weakly similar to uniprot|Q12424 Saccharomyces cerevisiae YDL206W Hypothetical ORF) yields the protein MALWRRRLAIGCFYLAQVVCITAGLRYDTYWSILVAPWVLGYSFTALGLITSDFLTPNLSIISKQVLHISDRVSGMTLLALGNSIPDITSTYQSMRSGATPLALGELLGAVVFLLTVVVGAMPFVRTIEFANLDPERELDPLIPTEGSATLCYNRTRFMKDLVLFAVLIFLSLFFLYDGKLVFWECVLMVCVYVGYVIFQLYFEADEPVPSVLVPPEANEAIISSSETDQHLNSRDETQFLQELEHRKANLSCKIRRRLRSNYSIYMKMPLNDILNVWDNESAFQPPTTHPKLTKCVSHQDLRAQLNIIKPSSPDHNQQPIGSRGWDEGQSVSDTDQGLLKPPIRTNSRSVSADYLLYLDNHLQSSDNSLMGSISSNEQIDADANEPLPLKSEQELLEIQEKPIIQSVLYNYWYNEKACHGWAEILTLLVITPVLLILRILIPSPDNLFGHRQNRGKITCIQVFVAPLLIDYFITDSWHLFDVLIIIATALLFYYLRSREMHGFVIRFVSILAFLLSVSTISFIVKNVVEVLRRSAAALNVSEAMLGLTIFAWGNSVGDLATTVTFTKMGVLDVALGACFGGPLLYFLFGIGLDGMLVILLKKSHHEGSIWLRHIDFEVSALLIVSCLTLLAAFAVYLIVIPLNNWRVDKNVGIILLVLYAVATALNIYFELY from the coding sequence ATGGCactttggagaagaaggctgGCCATAGGGTGCTTCTACTTGGCTCAGGTCGTCTGCATTACAGCTGGGCTACGATATGACACTTATTGGTCGATTTTAGTGGCCCCCTGGGTGCTGGGCTATAGCTTTACGGCCCTGGGGCTGATAACATCAGATTTCCTGACACCTAACTTGTCGATCATTTCGAAACAGGTGCTCCACATATCAGACCGCGTGTCTGGAATGACGCTTCTCGCTTTGGGGAACTCCATTCCGGACATCACGAGTACGTACCAGTCTATGCGCTCAGGTGCCACTCCCCTCGCGCTGGGAGAATTACTAGGTGCTGTTGTATTCCTACTTACAGTGGTCGTTGGAGCAATGCCTTTCGTAAGAACTATTGAGTTTGCGAATCTGGACCCTGAGCGTGAGCTTGATCCACTAATCCCTACTGAGGGGAGTGCTACGCTATGCTATAATCGGACCAGGTTTATGAAAGACCTTGTGCTGTTTGCAGTATTGATATTCCTCTCATTGTTCTTTCTATATGACGGGAAGCTAGTGTTTTGGGAATGTGTTTTGATGGTATGCGTTTATGTTGGCTATGTTATATTCCAGCTCTACTTTGAGGCTGACGAGCCAGTTCCCTCCGTTTTGGTTCCGCCTGAAGCTAATGAGGCTATTAtctcaagttcagagacAGATCAGCATCTGAATTCAAGAGATGAAACACAGTTTctccaggagctggagcacCGCAAGGCTAATCTTAGCTGTAAAATACGTCGCCGCTTGCGTTCAAACTATTCAATATACATGAAGATGCCACTGAATGACATCTTGAACGTATGGGATAACGAAAGCGCTTTTCAGCCTCCAACAACTCATCCCAAACTTACCAAATGTGTTTCTCATCAAGATTTGCGTGCACAACTCAATATCATAAAACCTTCAAGTCCGGATCATAATCAGCAGCCTATAGGAAGTAGAGGGTGGGACGAAGGACAGTCTGTTTCCGATACTGATCAAGGACTTTTAAAGCCCCCTATCCGTACGAATTCGCGATCCGTCAGCGCTGACTATTTGCTATATTTAGACAATCACTTGCAAAGCTCAGACAATTCACTCATGGGGAGCATATCATCCAACGAGCAAATTGATGCCGACGCTAATGAGCCCTTACCGCTTAAGTCAGAACAGGAATTATTagaaattcaagaaaagccaaTCATTCAGTCCGTTCTATATAACTATTGGTACAACGAGAAGGCTTGTCATGGTTGGGCAGAAATCCTGACACTTCTCGTAATCACCCCGGTTTTGCTTATTTTGCGGATTTTGATTCCGTCGCCTGATAATCTGTTTGGTCATCGACAAAACAGAGGCAAAATTACGTGCATTCAAGTCTTTGTGGCCCCTTTGCTGATTGACTATTTTATCACAGATTCCTGGCACCTGTTTGATGTGCTCATCATCATAGCAACTGCGCTGCTGTTTTATTATTTGAGGTCGAGAGAAATGCATGGATTTGTTATTAGGTTTGTTTCAATACTTGCTTTCCTCTTATCGGTGTCGACGATATCGTTTATTGTTaaaaatgttgttgaagtcttgAGGCGAAGCGCTGCTGCTCTAAATGTTTCTGAGGCTATGCTGGGCTTAACTATTTTTGCATGGGGCAACTCTGTGGGTGATCTTGCTACGACAGTCACATTCACAAAAATGGGAGTGCTAGATGTTGCATTAGGTGCTTGTTTTGGAGGCCCGCTGCTATATTTTTTATTTGGTATCGGTCTCGACGGAATGTTAGTCATTTTACTAAAAAAAAGTCATCACGAAGGCTCCATTTGGCTCAGACACATCGACTTTGAGGTCAGTGCACTTCTCATTGTTAGCTGCCTGACCCTTCTGGCAGCATTTGCTGTTTATTTGATTGTCATTCCCCTCAACAACTGGCGCGTTGATAAGAATGTGGGCATCATTCTCCTAGTCCTTTATGCTGTGGCAACAGCGCTAAACAtttattttgaactttACTAA
- the FMN1 gene encoding riboflavin kinase (similar to uniprot|Q03778 Saccharomyces cerevisiae YDR236C FMN1 Riboflavin kinase phosphorylates riboflavin to form riboflavin monophosphate (FMN) which is a necessary cofactor for many enzymes localizes to microsomes and to the mitochondrial inner membrane), whose product MPRTADVPIPDFPQNPYPITTEFCDIVCGFGRGSSELGVPTANVLFEQVPKVVESLPLGVFFGFARLVQAKKGSKRTLRRPDGSHVDFNFGQSLSDEEMQVWPVVLSIGLNPFYQNDTKTVELHIIHKFGHDFYGAKVKFNILGYIRPELDYTTKEALIKDIKTDIKIATNTLAKPGYKAYNKL is encoded by the coding sequence ATGCCAAGAACTGCCGACGTACCCATTCCTGACTTTCCTCAAAACCCCTATCCGATAACCACCGAGTTCTGCGACATAGTTTGCGGGTTCGGCCGCGGGTCTTCTGAATTGGGTGTTCCTACGGCAAACGTGCTATTTGAACAAGTCCCTAAGGTGGTGGAAAGCCTACCTCTCGGCGTCTTTTTCGGATTTGCAAGACTGGTGCAAGCGAAAAAAGGCTCTAAGAGAACGCTTCGGAGGCCGGACGGATCTCATGTTGATTTTAACTTTGGACAATCTCTTTCAGATGAGGAAATGCAAGTTTGGCCTGTTGTACTTTCGATTGGCCTCAATCCCTTCTACCAAAACGATACAAAGACTGTGGAGCTGCACATTATACACAAGTTTGGACATGACTTCTACGGTGCCAAAGTCAAATTCAACATATTAGGCTACATTAGGCCCGAACTCGATTACACGACCAAAGAGGCCCTGATAAAAGACATTAAAACCGACATAAAAATAGCGACCAACACCTTGGCAAAACCAGGGTACAAAGCCTATAATAAGTTATGA